Below is a genomic region from Rosa chinensis cultivar Old Blush chromosome 5, RchiOBHm-V2, whole genome shotgun sequence.
GTTATGTTCACTTTGATCAGTTGGTGTACTACAACAAGAACATTAAAGGGAAGCTGAGTTTCGGCTCTGTTTCCGTTGTGTCGGGGACTCAACCCAAGAAGCTATTTATATGGGTTTCCGTAACGGGGATGCATATGGAACAAGGGTCTGATTCAGTTGAGTTTTACGTTGGGGCTCTGTCCGAGAAATTGCCTGCTAAACAGTTCGAGGATTTTCCTGTATGTAAGAGCAAGGCTTGCCGAGGAGGAGCTAGTGTTGAGTCAATATGAGATAAATTTGGATTTTTTGTACTtcgaaagaaaaataatgccTTTGCTGTTTTAGTGTGAATTATATGGGAAAGACTGTATTTTGTgtttctgagatttctaattTTACTTTGAATAGTGGGGCAAAATAAGCAAAGAAACCACAGCCAACATTTACTTCTACTTCAAGTTAATTAAAGACTGTGTTTCTTTTTGTAGAAAATTTGTTATTGTACATTAAGAATGAGCTCGGGTTTTAATTATGTCCATATTCTGTTAGTTAAGaactttgaaagtttgaaaaatTCTGGTTTTCTGAGTGATTGAACTTGAATGTGGGAAATGTTGATGCCATGTGTGTTGATAACCaaatcaaagtatcaaacaaaggaaaaggaagataatgttttcgaattttttttttaggttattTAGAGCCACAATTGCAGGATCAAGAGATTCTTGTagtcattttaaatttttaataggAAAATTCTGATGAATTATTTGCTAAAATCATCTTGTTGAACCTATGTTATGTCTTTCCTTTCCATATTTGTGAGGTTATGATGAAAATaagtttttccattttcctttccaataAAAAACTTGCTTGCTTTTGATAAAGACAATGTCTGTGAGAAGTTTGTAGTGTTTTACTCCAACCCTGCATTTCTGAAGGTTTGGAATCTCAAGTTTGGTACTTGCATCATGTATGTCTGTGTGCAATTTTTTATGAAGGCTATAGAAAGGCACTTGACCTATGTATTGCAATGGTTGCTCAAATAGTCGAATCCTATTTCACTTGGTACCACCTATCACTCCCATCTATGATCTAATTCTCAAGGCCAATGCTCATATGGTGGGTTCAGGGTTAGGAGGATAGTTATCAGCCCCATTTTTACCCTCCAAAAGGTAAGAAAGTTATCGGCCCCATCTCGTGTCCTGTCTAGGAAGTTTACGTGATTAGTGAAATCATATCTGGTGTGTCATTATGCTCTTTGTACTGTTGGTCACTGTTTCCCTGAATTAATTGTTCATTTAGTAAAGAAAGAAATTGCAACGTCCTTTGTCCTTTTTAAGCAAGATATAGTGGAGCAGATattctcattaaaaaaaaaatgaagccaATAGTTTTTTGAAGTTGTTATTTTTGTCATTGATCCTTTAATAAACACTGAGCAGACAATTCTGAGTTAATAAACTTTGGCAGCATGCATAATCAGCAAATTCTTCAAGGGTTCATATTCATATGTAGATAGGAATGCCTTTGCAGTGAAACCAAGACCAAATTTGCAATTTTTAAGCTCTAAACCTTCTATATCGTGTTGCTATTTGCTATGAGTAGAAGGCTCTTGCATGAACACCCAGCTTCTTAGCCGAGTGTTTCTGTTTGAAGAAAATTCTTTAACCCTAATTTACACCGGAGAATGTGTTCCCATTTAAAAGTGCTTTTTTTGTGTGGCTCCTATCATCTTCCTCTGTGTGATTAGGCTTGAATGAATTATGCTAATATTTGGTGGACTAATGTAGTTTCCTTAATGGTGTTGCAGGTAGAAATAACTAAAATGGAGTTGGCATTGGAAGAAGAATAAAGTGTGCATATGTTTCTATCTGTTGCAAGAATTCTATGCTTGTTGCTCTCAAGTTCTCTCCACACAAGTGGCCTACAGAAGCAAATATATGTGAATATGAATTTCTTGTTAGTTACCACAAAAAGAAATAATGTATTGTTATTTCCTCTGTGTGTCAACTACAGGCACTGATCTACACCGtaagtaaatatatatgaaaatttCATGCTTGTCAATGAAAATTTGTGGGAATGTTTTttatgattattacaataagagTAGTAGAGTACCATATATGTCTACTTTCTGACTTCTAAACAAACTTTCTCCTCATGCTTCCATACACTTTGCTATCATCACATGGAAGCTGTCTTGTACATTGTCTAGGAAATGGTAATATGCATACCTCCACTTTCTCATAAGCACCAAGGGACCACAGACTCCCCAAAATCCTGTAATGTACCCAAGTGCAACAGAAACATaaaaccatggaatttgatgctcCTTGGTGTCTGCATCTGGGGTGCTCATATCAGGTGCATCAGCACCCTTTGTTGTCTGACACTTCTTTGGAAGTGGGGCACCACAAAGTTGATTCCCCTCAAATGCAGAAGCATTGAAACTTTGGAGTTGAGTGCCTGATGGTATTCGTCCTCCAAGATTATTGTACGAGACATTGAAACTTGATAAGAAATTAAGACCTGTAAATGATGCCGGGATTTTTCCAGACAAATGGTTCATGGAGAGATCCAGTCTCTCCATGTACTTTAAGTTAGATATCTGGTCTGGAATGTTGCCGGAGAAGTTGTTAGCACTAAAATCCAGCCCTTGGAGAAGCTGCAATTGACCAATCTCAATAGGTATATTCCCACTAAGGCAATTGTGACTTAGGTATATAActgggacaaaaaataaataattgtactGTTTTGTTATGGCATCAGCACTAGGTTGGAAGTAGATAGGCAGTTCAAGATAAAAGCGACCTACTTGACCTGCAGCTTGTCCAGATACTAGCATAGGTAGTGTGCACAATTCCTTTGGAAATTCTCCAGAAAGTTGGTTGAAGTCCAGTAATAAAGTTTGTAGCCTTGGAAGAGTCCCCAGCCAACTTGGAATTGAGCCTGTGATTCTGTTGCCACTGAGATCCAAGACCTGTAACATTTTCAGCTTCGATAGCCATGAGGGAATTATACCACTAAGGTTACATGAACTCAAATCTAAAAGTCGAAGATTTTGAAATCCATTAGAATCCGCCATTTCGACACCGTTCGGCATTTCCTCACCTGAAAAACTAGATGCCAAGGAAAGGAATACGAGACGTTTGCAACCCATCAGTATCTTCATTGCCCCTGTCACATTGGTCAAACCTTTGTTCGAACCAAGTGCGAGGAAGGACAGGGATTTGAATGAAAGAATTTCAGGTTGTATTTGAACCTCTAGATTATTGTAATTCACTTGAATTGCTTTCAAGAACTTGCACGAGTAGAGGCTGCTCGGCAAGATACCAGTGAAGTTATTTTTCCGCAAGCCAAGTTTACTAAGTTGGCCAAGTTTGGAAAAATTGAGCATGGAGATATCACCTCCCAAGTTGTTGCTTCCCATACGTAGTTCAACGAGGTTTGTGCAATTCATCAGAGATAGAGGCAATGAACCTTCCAGATAGTTGAAATCCAGGAGTATGTATTTCAACTTGGAGAGCTTCCCAAGGTGGAGAGGGAGCACACCACTCAATTGGTTATAGGAGAGGTCAAGGGTTGTAAGGTGGGTGAGGTTGGAAATTCTATCACTCACTGCTCCATACAATGAATTGAGAGGTAGTGAAATCTCTTCAAGTGTGGTAGAATTAAACATATCTTCTGGAAGCGATCCTGACAGGTAATTGTGACCAGCACGGAAGACCTGCAGTTTGGAACACTTCACCAATCCAGAAGATATACTACCATTGAAATTATTGAAGGAAAAATCAAGGTGTCGtaacgaggaagaagaaggacgaCAAATAGAGGATGGGATAGGACCTGAAAAGGTGTTGTTACTGACATTGAAACTAGTCAAATTCCAAGCTTGTtggaaaaaagaagatgaaaCTGCACCATGCAAACGATTGCTGGAAAGATCCACCATCCGAATATGACTGGATGGTAGAGAAGATGGTAACACTCCAGAGAGAAGGTTATAGCTCAAATCTAGGATTTCGAGATCattcaaggacaagaagaatTCAGTTTGATCTAGAGAACCAGAGAGTGAATTGTGGGAGAGATTCAAGTGAGTGAGATGTGTGAGATTTGCAAGTGATGATGAGGGGAAAATACCTCCTTTTAGTTTGAGCCCTTTAGAGGGTAACTGCAAATGGGTGACCCAACCATCTCGATTACAAGTAATGCCTTCCCAATTGCAACAATCAGCGGAAGTCCAATTCAACTGAGGAGAAGACAGAGTGAGAGCTAAGAACATCAGAGAGCTGCGTTCGATTTGGTTGCAAGCATGAATGTTTGCAAATATGATATTGGAAGAGAATATCAAGAGTAAGAAGAAAAGGAATGCATTAGCCATTTGGTGATAAAGCTGAACTAGCAAGTCTGTTCGTTGTTTAGATCAGATTTCACTCACGTTTGTATTTATATTAAACTAAAATGAGGTCGATCAGCATTGCCAAATTAGTTGATGATCACCGCAGTTACTAAAAAAATAGTAACCCAGTCTGACCGGCGCTAAGAAAGATAAGTATCATTTTGATATAGCTAGACAAATGATTGAATATTTGAATATACTTTGTCATGAAGATATTTTGTCATAATTATACTAAAGCTGGGTTGGCACTGTATACTGTTCATGAATAGTACGTTCATCTTGGCGGAGCGACGGTTTTGCCCTTACTACTTGCCTCAACTACGATTTTGCCATTGTTTGACGATAAGACGCTGGAGGCTTCGAGAGACagtgatagagagagagagagagagagagagagagacggtgaTCGACACACAGCAACTCTGAGAGCCAAGAAACAATCGAGggttgggtttgttttggaagATGTTCCGTTTCACCTGTACAGGTTAGTTTGCACCAAGACTTGGAACCCACCGCTTCCTCTTCTCTTAGTTTGAGTTTCTCCCGCATCATTCAACAGCAAAACCTCTCAAATCTTTGTCCAGCCATCGATGTCAACCCCTGAAAGATTATGTTCGGGCTGTTCAATATATTAAGGTGAGTATGTCTTTGACTTGCTACCATTGTATATGACATTAGATTTATGGTTATAATTTTGATAGTTTTATACATGTGGGAAAGTTCGATTCACGATATGGATTAATTGTATAATTCACCCCCACTCCAACCCATTTTGGCCTTCTGGGAATCTGTATTTATTGTCCACAAAAGGTTTAATCTTTATTTGTCATAGAATATAGTAGCTGACGCTGTTGATTTTGTGTGTTGAAACAGGCCACCATAGCTGAGAGAGCAAATGCCTTCAGGCGACAGTGTTGCTAGCTGAAACTGCTGTTAGGCTGGTGTATTTGTATGTGAACAACATATAAGTAGTAGCTACTGTCAATCTGTAGTTTAAGTAAAACAAAATTGGTTCAGAAAAAAAGAATTGCAAAATAGTGCAGATGATAACCATTTCATTTAACTGAAGTAGGACTTGCCTACATTGGTAACCAAACCTCAATTTGGAGACACTGCTTACCAAGAAAGGTAATCCTTCGAAATCTTGCTCTGCACACTTTTGAAGTATTGTTTGCGTTCTCTATCAGTAAAGTAATTCACTTCCTGCTTCTTCAATTTCTGCATTTGGCATAAACTATGCTCCTCTTTTTCTGCTGAAATCTtttttatatatgaaatttgatGAATTTTTTGGTTGATCTATTATTCTGGAATCTAATCTCACTTTCCTCGAATGTTCTTCATCTTCCCAGTCTCTGGGTTTACTTCCTATACAATAATATCTTAATTTAAGGCAAGATCTGAAAAGACCCAAGATTTTACGAGAAAAAGATGAGTGAGTGTGAAAATGGAGTACCGGAAGCTCAAGGATCaggtattttctttttctttatagcATCATCGAATTTCTTCAATAAACCTAAAATTGTGGAACTTTTGATTCCAATCTGATCAAACTGTAGGATGAAAATGGAAATTCAGCTGCTGACGACATAAAAAATTTACGGGGAAATCCGCTTTCTATTGGTAACTTTGATTTGTTCTCTTATTTTGTTACTTAGAAATCTCAATCCAATGAGTTGAATGTTCATGCTTAATTTTGGTGTTCATCTGAACAATGTAGAGCCAACTATGAGAGAGGGGCCAATAGACCGAAAATGGAAGCACAAGTATGATTGAAGTAGAGGAGCTTCAGCCATATTCACATGGATATACAGAGCTAAACTTTTTCTGAAGGATGAGGGAACAATGATGACCCACATTGACACCATATTCAAGTATGCTTCCACTCTCATATCTGCACACTAAAGTTTACATCTTTGATGATAGGCATGCTCATTATGAAAGCACCCACAACTAAATGATTTGTCtgacaaaaaatgaagaagaatgaTATGGTTATCTCAATTGTCTGTTATTTGATCATTTTTGTTAGGATTAAGATCCTGTTTATTAAGTTTAATTGTCTTTCTGCAAACCAAGTATTTGTCACAATCTTGACCATTCTGTAAACTAACTAGCCGAAATACTCACAATGTCAAATGTGATGGATTCTTCACTAATGTGCTTCAATATAATGTGCTTCAATATTGATGTGTTGCATTATATGAAATCTCCTCTAATGTGCTTATTTCTTTGATTTTAATGTTTGTATTTCACCCAAAACCAGCACAAACCAGCAAGcttaaacaatatttagtcAGCAACTTATTTTGCTCCTGCAGATGGGATCTGACAAATGGAACCCATTGTCCTTACCAAATTCGCGGCAATATCAAAATACCAGCAAGCTTAAACAATATTGGTTTTAGTCAGCAACTTATCTAAACTAAAAAAAGTGTAAGTCAACGAGGATCTATACAATATTGCTGTGTTGCATTAAGCCGAAATACAGTGTCAAATGTGATGCGCTCTTCTTTCATTTCTCCAAATACTCGCAATGTCAAATGCGATCGATTCTTCTCTAATGTGCTTCAATATTGCTGTGTTGCACGGTGGTCTTATTgacattatttttttatttttttattttttcacagaTTGGGGTTAAACATGAAATCTGTTTATCTTTTAATGTAACATTAAATCTTTATTTATTGGGTTTAACCTAGCTGTGAAAATAACATTTGGCTTTTTTCCCACTGCTGAAGTAATTTATTGTACTGAAAATTTGTGTATTAAGCTTTTATGTATCTTCCTTTTTTCCTGAATTTCAATACCTATCTTTTGCAGAACGTGAGTTGTAATATATAAGACCTCTGCTTAATTAAGATGGCAGAAAAGAATGCAGCAGAGGATTTTAATCGAGGAAGCTGAGAATAAGCAGAAGGATCGGACGACATGTGGACATCAGTGAACCACCAAAGAAATAAGCTTTTCCAGAGATGGATGTCCAAGTAAACCGGACTATACCACAGCTTATCGAAAATGCTTAgaaaatttattactattttgcTTTTCTTGATTCTTCTGTTATATCGAATGCAAAAACCTTGGAATTTAACTCCATCATAGGGATAGAATTTGTACAGATGTAATGGTTCCTTGCTCATTAGATTGAAATTATGTGCGATATTATTTATGTGTTTTCTAGGACGTACTCAGAGAACCCTGGAATACTGGAATTGCTCCTAAGGTTTTTCAGTCCCAAACCTAAATTCAATAAATTTGATCATACATTTGAATTGTGAAATGTGAAGCATCTAAAGAGTTCACTGTAATCAACGGTTTAACATAATTTGTATCGTTTAACATTAATGCTAATATGTTTATATGCTTTCTGTAGGTATGCTATTGATTTATTTTGAGAGGTGAGAGGGAATCTAGAAGACAATTATCTCAGTTCTTGATAGTGCTCATGGCCTCTGTAAGTGTGGCTCCTTCATCTGGATTAGGAGACGGCAGTGGAAATACGGTTGCCCAGTGAGATGAATAACATGAAAATTAGGGATGACATACAAGGTAAACAATACCCACTTATTATTGGCTCAATCTTTGATCCtgctgtggacttttcaaaaggagtattcttcttttcttttcagttaTGACTTATGGAGTTGGTCTCTGGTCTTGgtggctgaaattttttttgttacaatgtAGGCATTGAGGTAATTGTTGCGTTGACCTGCTGTTCAAATTCTTTGTTACAACTTCAGCAATTAAGCTGTTTTTTCATTCTAGGAGTTGACCTGGCTTATATGCTCATTGGTATTGAAAAGAGACACCTACCTGAAGCATAGCCGGAAGCAAAATTGAGCTGTGAAAATCTTAATCAAAGATTATGCAGTGAACCTTGAATGGCAGGAGACGTGATGATTTAGGTAAGACACATTCTCATGAAACTTGCAGTTTTTAATGCAGAAGCAGGGGAGGATTCTGATATTATACTCTCTGTTTTGATTCTGTTAATAAAACGTGTGGGATTGCTTTTGATTGGTGTATTGATCACAACTGTGTTCAGAATGTTGATGAGGAAATACTGTAATCATGGGAGATTCTTCTGCAGCATTCATACACACGTAACTGTTGATGGCAAAGCTTCTATCCCAAAATTCCATTTTTGCAATATGTAAATATACAAATCTACTTAAAGTTCAGCTTTTGTAATATGTAAAGTTATGACATTCACCAATAAACGTTTCTTAGTTTATGGTTCTGATTGTTGTACATACAAAAAattgaggaagaaaaaaaaagtgcaaaCCCGCAGCATCACGCGGGGCATATATCTAGTGGAATCTAAGAGACCtttctttttctgattttgttttaattttatatgGCAGCTTGTCTTCCTTTGCTCATATAACTATCTGCTGGTCACTGTTAACTTATAGAGTACATAGccttaaaattgaaaaataaaaaataaataaaaggtatAATTATTATAAGTACGAACCGTGCCATGATTAGCTCACAGACTCTAAGCGTGCAataggagcaaaagtttcatcaaaatcaagtccCTCAACTTGTGAATACCCCTGAGCCACCAGCCTAGCTTTATTTCTGACCACATTTCCCTTTTTATCACTCTTGTTTCTAAAGATCCACTTGGTTCCTATGACATTGCAATTACTAGGTCTTGGCACtaagtaccacacatcattcctagtaaaCTGATTTAATTCTTCCTGTATAGCACTAATCCATTGATCATCCAATAAGGCTTCCTTAGCATTTTTTGGTTCAATCAGTGACACAAAACCAAACTGTGATATTACATTTATGTTCAACAGATTTTTAGAGATAAAACAAAGCAATACATTGTCATGACTTACCTGATCTTGACTTACCTGTGTGATAGCTTGACTTCTGATCCTTAAACCATTTGATACTTTCCCAATGATGTCTTGACTAGAATGATCCtttcaaacttgtttgaaacctTGTCTCATTGTCGGAGCAAGTTCAAAAATGCTGTCAGTTatttcctcttcctcgtcatTATTTGACTTAGATTCTGGCAGTGTGTTTGAGGTTGAAGAAGTATCTGCATAAGGCTCTTCCTGCTTGACAAGCTGATCATCAATCGAGACATTGATAGATTCCATCACCACACGAGTTCTCTTGTTGTAGACTCGATATGCCCTACTATTCAGTGAGTAACCTAGGAACACACCTTCATCACTTCTTGCATCGAATTTTCCAAGATGTTCTCGATCCCTTAAAATGTAGCAGATACTTCCAAAAACATGGAAGTGTCCTACATTTGGTTTTTTACCTTTCCAAAGTTCATATGTTGTTTTGTCAGTTCATGGTCTAAGAAAGACTCTATTTATGGTGTAGCAAGCAATGCTTATAGCTTCAGCCTAAAAATTGGTACTAAGACCTGCATCATGTAACATGACTCTGGCCATATCCAACAGGactctatttttcctttctacAATTCCATTTTGCTAGAGAGTGATTGGGGCTGAAAACTCATGGGAAACACCAAGCTCATTGAAATAGTTAGTGAATGCAGAGTTTTTAAACTCAGTTCCATTATCAGATCTGACTCTTACCATACAAAGATTAGATGATTGCTTCTCTATTAACATTTTCTGACTTAGACTTTTAAAGGATTCAAATGTTTCAGCTTTGTCTTTCAGAAAATTTACCCATGTAAATCTTGAGAAATCATCTACCACTACCAACATGTAGATTTTACGTCCAATGCTTTCAGTTTGAGCTGGTCCCATGAGATCCATGTGGAGCAGTTCCATAACTTTTGTGGTTGTAGCTGAATTCGCCACTTTGTGAGGAGTCTTTACCTGCTTTCCAATTCTGCAGCCTCCACACATCTTATCCGTCTTGCCCTTCAGGGATGGTAATCCTTTGACACATTGCTTGGAAGATATCTTTAACAGATCTTGATAGTTCACATGTCCAAGTCTCATGTGCCATAATTCAAATGTCTCCTCTGTGGATCGCACAGAAAGACAAGACTGCGCAGAAGAAGATTCATTAGCTTTAATGTGGTAATAGTTATCAAAGGATCTCTTACCTCCAATGATGCCTTCCCCTTTGTGATTTAACACTAGACATCGTTGTTTATTGAACCACACATCTTCATGGTCATCAACCAAGTGACTGACACTAATTAAATTACCTGTCAGCCCTTCAACATAGAGCACATTTTTGAGATTTGGAATACCAGGTGTATTGACAGTGCCTCGTGCAAGTATGCTAGCTTTTCTTCCATCACTGAAAGTGACAGACCCTGTT
It encodes:
- the LOC112164416 gene encoding receptor-like protein 2 gives rise to the protein MANAFLFFLLLIFSSNIIFANIHACNQIERSSLMFLALTLSSPQLNWTSADCCNWEGITCNRDGWVTHLQLPSKGLKLKGGIFPSSSLANLTHLTHLNLSHNSLSGSLDQTEFFLSLNDLEILDLSYNLLSGVLPSSLPSSHIRMVDLSSNRLHGAVSSSFFQQAWNLTSFNVSNNTFSGPIPSSICRPSSSSLRHLDFSFNNFNGSISSGLVKCSKLQVFRAGHNYLSGSLPEDMFNSTTLEEISLPLNSLYGAVSDRISNLTHLTTLDLSYNQLSGVLPLHLGKLSKLKYILLDFNYLEGSLPLSLMNCTNLVELRMGSNNLGGDISMLNFSKLGQLSKLGLRKNNFTGILPSSLYSCKFLKAIQVNYNNLEVQIQPEILSFKSLSFLALGSNKGLTNVTGAMKILMGCKRLVFLSLASSFSGEEMPNGVEMADSNGFQNLRLLDLSSCNLSGIIPSWLSKLKMLQVLDLSGNRITGSIPSWLGTLPRLQTLLLDFNQLSGEFPKELCTLPMLVSGQAAGQVGRFYLELPIYFQPSADAITKQYNYLFFVPVIYLSHNCLSGNIPIEIGQLQLLQGLDFSANNFSGNIPDQISNLKYMERLDLSMNHLSGKIPASFTGLNFLSSFNVSYNNLGGRIPSGTQLQSFNASAFEGNQLCGAPLPKKCQTTKGADAPDMSTPDADTKEHQIPWFYVSVALGYITGFWGVCGPLVLMRKWRYAYYHFLDNVQDSFHVMIAKCMEA